From Maylandia zebra isolate NMK-2024a linkage group LG11, Mzebra_GT3a, whole genome shotgun sequence, one genomic window encodes:
- the LOC101464842 gene encoding sulfotransferase 2B1 — protein sequence MSATEYIKYHGLLLPLEAHTTESLEYAQNFCVEDTDVFAITYPKSGTIWMQEILPLVLNGGDLTPIHTIPNWERVPWLEEKQLARVVDKLASPRALVSHFPYSLMPPSFCASKAKVIYVMRNPKDIMVSSYYFHQMAGFLEDPGTFDEFMDKFLEGKVMFGKWTDHVKSWRNSELGDRIMYITYEEMVQDLPASLRHISDFLGCNLTEEVIQKIAEHCSFKSMQNNNMSNFSLIPKVYMDSDKSPFLRKGIAGDWKNHFSSEQLTRFTSVISKELEGESFSLPWSLD from the exons ATGTCTGCCACTGAGTACATTAAGTACCACGGTCTCCTCCTGCCCCTGGAGGCCCACACCACGGAGAGCTTGGAGTACGCCCAAAATTTCTGTGTGGAAGACACTGATGTGTTTGCCATCACTTATCCGAAGTCAG GTACAATCTGGATGCAGGAGATCCTCCCACTGGTGCTGAATGGGGGGGATCTGACCCCCATCCATACCATTCCTAACTGGGAGAGAGTCCCATGGCTAGAAGAGAAACAACTGGCACGGGTGGTGGATAAGCTGGCATCTCCACGGGCACTGGTCTCACATTTTCCATACAGCCTCATGCCCCCTTCCTTCTGTGCCTCCAAAGCAAAG GTGATCTACGTCATGAGGAACCCAAAGGACATCATGGTGTCTTCATACTACTTCCACCAGATGGCTGGCTTCCTTGAGGATCCAGGAACCTTTGATGAGTTCATGGATAAATTTCTTGAGGGCAAAG TGATGTTTGGAAAATGGACAGACCACGTAAAGAGCTGGAGAAACAGTGAACTAGGAGACAGAATAATGTACATTACCTACGAAGAAATGGTTCAG GACCTGCCTGCATCACTCAGGCATATCTCCGATTTTCTGGGCTGTAATCTGACTGAGGAAGTCATTCAGAAGATAGCAGAGCATTGTTCTTTCAAGAGCATGCAGAACAACAACATGTCCAACTTCAGTCTAATCCCCAAGGTGTACATGGACAGTGACAAGTCTCCTTTTCTAAGAAAAG GTATTGCTGGAGACTGGAAAAACCACTTCAGCTCAGAGCAACTGACCCGATTCACCTCTGTGATTTCCAAAGAGCTGGAGGGTGAGAGCTTCTCTCTGCCATGGAGCCTGGATTGA
- the LOC101465138 gene encoding sulfotransferase 2B1 — MSISEEMYLHYHGLIVPKETHSYESLEFAQGFKFEDDDVLAVIYPKSGTIWMQEILPLVLNGGDLTPIHTIPNWERVPWLEEKQLARVVDKLASPRALVSHFPYNLMPPSFCTSKAKVIYVMRNPKDIMVSSYYFHQMAGFLEDPGTFDEFMDKFLEGKVMFGKWTDHMKSWRNSELGDRIMYITYEEMAQDLPAALRRISDFLGCNLTEEVIQKVAEHCSFKSMQNNNMSNFSLIPKVYMDSDKSPFLRKGIAGDWKNHFSSEQLTRFTSVISKELEGESFSLPWSLD; from the exons ATGTCGATTTCCGAGGAGATGTACCTGCACTATCACGGACTGATTGTGCCCAAGGAAACTCACTCTTATGAGAGTTTGGAGTTTGCTCAGGGATTCAAGTTTGAAGACGACGACGTCCTGGCTGTTATCTACCCGAAGTCAG GTACAATCTGGATGCAGGAGATCCTCCCACTGGTGCTGAATGGGGGGGATCTGACCCCCATCCATACCATTCCTAACTGGGAGAGAGTCCCATGGCTGGAAGAGAAACAACTGGCACGGGTGGTGGATAAGCTGGCATCTCCACGGGCACTGGTCTCACATTTTCCCTACAACCTCATGCCCCCTTCCTTCTGTACCTCCAAAGCAAAG GTGATCTACGTCATGAGGAACCCAAAGGACATCATGGTGTCTTCATACTACTTCCACCAGATGGCTGGCTTCCTTGAGGATCCAGGAACCTTTGATGAGTTCATGGATAAATTTCTTGAGGGCAAAG TGATGTTTGGAAAATGGACAGACCACATGAAGAGTTGGAGAAACAGTGAACTGGGAGACAGAATAATGTACATTACATATGAAGAAATGGCTCAG GACCTGCCTGCGGCTCTCAGGCGTATTTCTGATTTCCTGGGCTGCAATCTGACTGAAGAAGTAATTCAGAAGGTAGCAGAGCATTGTTCTTTCAAGAGCATGCAGAACAACAACATGTCCAACTTCAGTCTAATCCCCAAGGTGTACATGGACAGTGACAAATCTCCTTTCCTAAGAAAAG GCATTGCTGGAGACTGGAAAAACCACTTCAGCTCAGAGCAACTGACCCGATTCACCTCTGTGATTTCCAAAGAGCTGGAAGGTGAGAGCTTCTCTCTGCCATGGAGCTTGGATTGA